The following coding sequences lie in one Hyalangium ruber genomic window:
- a CDS encoding response regulator: MEKPRIIIVDDDRDTRELLSLALESEGFEVTSAANGLRLISSLQLRRPHLILLDVNMSWIDGFELCKAVKKNESFRDIPVIFVSGRGEPEDRRRGIEAGAADYFVKPLDLNRLIARLRELVPATVPEEH, translated from the coding sequence ATGGAGAAGCCAAGAATCATCATCGTCGATGACGACCGCGACACGCGGGAGCTGCTCTCCTTGGCGCTGGAGAGCGAGGGCTTCGAGGTCACCAGCGCGGCCAATGGGCTGCGGCTGATCTCCTCGCTGCAGTTGCGCCGCCCGCACCTCATCCTCCTGGACGTGAACATGTCCTGGATCGATGGCTTCGAGCTGTGCAAGGCGGTGAAGAAGAACGAGAGCTTCCGGGACATCCCGGTCATCTTCGTCAGCGGACGTGGGGAGCCCGAGGATCGGCGGCGGGGCATCGAGGCCGGCGCCGCGGACTACTTCGTCAAGCCGCTGGATCTCAACCGGCTCATCGCCCGACTGCGAGAGCTGGTCCCGGCCACCGTGCCGGAGGAGCACTAA
- a CDS encoding YncE family protein, producing MIFTHRVLVYWALLATWFLPVHNLAAASFVNWENPHVHPLDMTPDGTRLLAVNTADNRLLVFDLTASGPAPRLVATIPVGLDPVSVRARSNTEAWVVNHISDSVSIVDLTTLNVVATVHTDDEPADVVFAGSPQRAFITCSQVNTVMVVNPAQPQVVLKRLKLLGEDPRALAVSPDGSKVYAAIFESGNGSTVLGGGNLLPNRFPPNAVSDPLGPYDGVNPPPNSGSVFSPSINPTLPAPPPVALIVKKNAKGRWMDDNAGDWTKLVSGSKADASGRPVGWDLPDRDLAIIDAATLSVSYARGLMNLNMALAVHPSGVVTVVGTDATNEVRFEPNVNGRFLRVRLAAVHPAAPALVGRWDLNPHLDYSTPTVAQSEREKSIGDPRAVAWNAAGTRGFVAGMGSNNVVVVNRSGQRVARVEVDEGPTGLAVDEARGRLYVLNRFAASVSVVGLNDYQEKVRVPFFDPTPSPIKVGRKHLYGTHETSGLGHVACASCHVDGRMDRLAWDLGDPSGGMFSFDGQNTELGFSFPIDVPGFERAHPMKGPMTTQTLQDIIGKEPLHWRGDRKRLEEFNPAFVKLQGKNAQLSSEEMRQFEDFLATLTFPPNPFRNLDNSLPTHLPLPGHFTTGRFAPAGQPLPNGNAVNGLALFRNPRLMSVPTLPNFACTTCHTLPTGLGTNMTWKHDRFVPFPKGSDGESHLRLASTDSNTNVVFKIPQLRNLYEKVGMELTQSESLAGFGFAHHGAMDSIARFIAGTPNFFPGNDQEVADLVAFLLAFSGSDLPRGSETNLFEPPGPDSKDTHAAVGRQVTLNSAYPSPAESALLNTFLALADSGKVGLVVKGRQGGLERGYTYAGQGEFQSDRAWERVSAAQLRMRAGPGNELTWTVVPQGTQWRIGVDQDSDGRFDRDERE from the coding sequence ATGATCTTCACCCATCGAGTCTTGGTGTATTGGGCGCTGCTCGCTACCTGGTTCCTTCCCGTTCACAACCTCGCCGCAGCCTCATTCGTGAACTGGGAGAACCCGCACGTTCACCCGCTGGACATGACGCCGGACGGCACCCGGCTGCTGGCCGTGAACACGGCGGACAATCGGTTGCTGGTGTTTGATTTGACGGCCTCTGGCCCGGCGCCGAGGCTGGTGGCCACCATCCCGGTGGGGCTCGATCCCGTGTCGGTGCGTGCCCGCTCCAACACGGAGGCCTGGGTCGTCAACCACATCTCCGACAGCGTGAGCATCGTGGATCTCACCACGCTCAACGTGGTGGCCACCGTACACACCGACGACGAGCCCGCGGATGTCGTCTTCGCGGGCTCGCCGCAGCGGGCCTTCATCACCTGCTCCCAGGTCAACACCGTCATGGTGGTGAACCCTGCCCAGCCGCAGGTCGTGCTCAAGCGCTTGAAGCTGCTGGGAGAAGACCCACGCGCCCTGGCGGTGAGCCCGGATGGCAGCAAGGTGTATGCGGCCATCTTCGAGTCGGGCAACGGCAGCACGGTGCTCGGGGGTGGCAACCTGCTGCCCAACCGCTTCCCGCCCAACGCCGTGAGCGACCCCCTCGGTCCCTATGACGGCGTCAATCCTCCGCCCAACTCGGGCTCGGTGTTCAGCCCGTCCATCAATCCGACACTGCCGGCGCCTCCTCCCGTGGCGCTCATCGTGAAGAAGAACGCCAAGGGCCGGTGGATGGATGACAACGCCGGTGATTGGACGAAGCTCGTCAGCGGCTCCAAAGCCGATGCCTCTGGACGCCCGGTGGGCTGGGACCTGCCGGATCGGGACCTGGCCATCATCGACGCAGCCACGCTGTCGGTCTCCTATGCCCGGGGGCTGATGAACCTGAACATGGCGCTGGCGGTTCACCCCAGCGGCGTGGTCACCGTGGTCGGCACGGATGCCACCAACGAGGTGCGCTTCGAGCCGAACGTCAACGGCCGCTTCCTGCGGGTGCGGCTGGCCGCGGTGCATCCGGCCGCGCCTGCTCTCGTGGGCCGCTGGGACCTGAACCCTCACCTGGACTACAGCACGCCCACGGTGGCGCAGTCCGAGCGGGAGAAGTCCATCGGCGACCCGCGCGCCGTCGCCTGGAACGCGGCAGGCACCCGCGGGTTCGTGGCGGGCATGGGCTCCAACAACGTGGTGGTGGTGAATCGCTCCGGCCAGCGCGTGGCGCGCGTGGAGGTCGACGAGGGGCCCACGGGCCTGGCGGTGGATGAGGCGCGCGGCCGGCTCTACGTGCTCAACCGCTTCGCTGCCAGCGTCTCGGTGGTGGGCCTGAATGACTACCAGGAGAAGGTCCGAGTGCCCTTCTTCGACCCGACGCCCTCCCCCATCAAGGTGGGGCGCAAGCACCTGTACGGCACGCATGAGACCTCGGGCCTGGGCCACGTCGCGTGCGCCTCGTGCCATGTGGACGGGCGCATGGACCGGCTGGCGTGGGATCTGGGAGACCCGAGCGGAGGGATGTTCTCGTTCGATGGGCAGAACACGGAGCTGGGCTTCTCATTTCCGATAGACGTCCCCGGCTTCGAGCGGGCCCACCCGATGAAGGGGCCGATGACGACGCAGACGCTGCAGGACATCATCGGCAAGGAGCCGCTGCACTGGCGTGGGGACCGCAAGAGGCTGGAGGAGTTCAACCCCGCCTTTGTGAAGCTCCAGGGCAAAAACGCGCAGCTCTCCTCCGAGGAGATGCGGCAGTTCGAGGACTTCCTGGCCACGCTCACCTTCCCGCCCAACCCGTTCCGCAACCTCGACAACTCACTGCCCACCCACCTGCCGCTGCCGGGGCACTTCACCACCGGCCGCTTCGCGCCCGCCGGACAGCCGCTGCCCAACGGCAACGCCGTCAACGGTCTTGCCCTCTTCCGCAATCCGCGCCTGATGAGTGTCCCCACGCTTCCCAATTTCGCCTGCACTACCTGCCACACGCTGCCCACCGGCCTGGGCACGAACATGACCTGGAAGCACGATCGATTCGTCCCCTTCCCCAAGGGTTCCGACGGCGAGAGCCACCTGCGCCTGGCCTCCACGGACTCCAACACCAACGTGGTCTTCAAGATCCCGCAGCTGCGCAACCTCTATGAGAAGGTGGGCATGGAGCTGACGCAGTCGGAGAGCCTCGCGGGGTTTGGCTTTGCCCACCACGGCGCCATGGACTCCATCGCGCGGTTCATCGCGGGGACTCCCAACTTCTTCCCTGGGAACGATCAGGAGGTGGCCGACTTGGTGGCGTTCCTGCTGGCCTTCTCCGGCTCGGATCTGCCGCGCGGCTCCGAGACCAACCTGTTCGAGCCGCCGGGCCCCGACAGCAAGGACACGCACGCGGCCGTGGGCCGGCAGGTGACGCTGAACTCGGCCTATCCTTCCCCGGCAGAGAGCGCCCTGCTGAACACCTTCCTCGCGCTGGCCGACAGCGGCAAGGTGGGGCTGGTGGTGAAGGGCCGGCAGGGAGGACTCGAGCGCGGCTACACCTACGCGGGCCAGGGGGAGTTCCAGTCCGACCGGGCCTGGGAGCGGGTGAGTGCCGCGCAACTGCGGATGCGAGCCGGCCCAGGCAACGAGCTCACCTGGACCGTCGTGCCCCAGGGCACCCAGTGGCGCATCGGCGTGGACCAGGACTCGGATGGCCGCTTCGATCGAGACGAGCGGGAGTAG
- a CDS encoding DoxX family protein, producing MSRLTERWSSWTPYVLSILRIIAGFLFLQYGTTKLFAFPGAVMPGGGTAPLASLAGFAGAMEFVGGTLLLVGLFTRPVAFLVSGEMAVAYFMGHAGQGFWPVLNGGAPAVFYCFLWLYISAAGPGPWSLDALLRRKPGTASAT from the coding sequence ATGTCCCGTCTGACCGAGCGCTGGAGTTCGTGGACCCCGTATGTGCTGAGCATCCTCCGCATCATCGCGGGGTTCCTCTTCCTCCAATACGGTACGACGAAGCTCTTCGCGTTTCCCGGGGCCGTGATGCCGGGCGGCGGTACCGCTCCGCTCGCGTCGCTGGCAGGTTTCGCGGGGGCCATGGAGTTCGTGGGAGGAACCCTCCTGCTCGTGGGCTTGTTCACCCGCCCCGTGGCCTTCCTGGTGTCGGGTGAGATGGCGGTGGCCTATTTCATGGGGCACGCGGGTCAGGGCTTCTGGCCGGTGCTCAATGGTGGCGCGCCCGCCGTCTTCTACTGCTTCCTCTGGCTCTACATCTCCGCGGCGGGTCCGGGCCCGTGGAGCCTCGACGCGCTCCTCCGCCGCAAGCCGGGCACGGCCTCGGCGACGTAG
- a CDS encoding 1-deoxy-D-xylulose-5-phosphate synthase, producing MTGLLSGIHSPADVRALPEAELPRLCEELREEIVSVCGRVGGHLGASLGVVELVVALHRVFHSPQDALVFDVGHQAYAHKLLTGRRERMGTLRQAEGVAPFLDPRESPHDAFAAGHACTAVSAALGMLEGWSVLGRKGHAVAIVGDGALTGGLTFEGLNNAGGAHLPLVVVLNDNQMSISANVGAIPALLRTREARAFFEGLGFTYLGPVDGHDLGALLSALREARASSRPVVVHAMTQKGRGFPPAEADLQTRGHAMGPYEWRDGKLVRSRGGQRTFSEAFATALADALAKDPRVVVVTPAMLEGSALVELKTRYPDRVHDVGIAEQHAVTFCAGLARAGARPVCAIYSTFLQRSFDQVIHDVCLTGLPVVFAVDRAGLVGADGATHQGAYDVSSLRAVPGLGLMAPVVGEDIPPMLATALAAPGPTVIRFPRGTLPSPPPELRLDEASVKGARWVLRAQAPRLTLVTLGPLALAALEAAKAEAGWSVLDARCVSPLDSEALLAAADSGHVVVVEEGSTRGGLGSAVLELYAAHGRTPRVRLMGMPDVFMPHGDARVQRAALGLDAEGMRRAGRELLGERP from the coding sequence GTGACAGGGCTTCTCTCGGGCATTCACTCGCCCGCGGATGTGCGGGCACTGCCCGAGGCGGAGTTGCCGCGCCTGTGCGAGGAGCTCCGGGAGGAGATCGTCTCCGTCTGTGGGCGGGTGGGCGGCCACCTGGGCGCCTCGCTCGGGGTGGTGGAACTGGTGGTGGCGCTGCACCGGGTGTTCCACTCGCCGCAGGACGCGCTGGTGTTCGATGTGGGCCACCAGGCGTACGCGCACAAGCTGCTCACGGGGCGGCGCGAGCGCATGGGGACGCTGCGGCAGGCGGAGGGGGTCGCGCCCTTCCTGGATCCGCGCGAGAGTCCGCACGACGCGTTCGCCGCCGGGCATGCCTGCACGGCGGTCTCGGCTGCACTGGGGATGCTCGAGGGCTGGAGCGTGCTGGGGCGCAAGGGGCACGCGGTGGCCATCGTCGGGGACGGGGCGCTCACCGGTGGCCTCACCTTCGAGGGGCTCAACAACGCGGGGGGCGCGCACCTGCCGTTGGTGGTGGTGCTCAACGACAACCAGATGTCGATCTCCGCCAACGTGGGCGCGATTCCGGCGCTGCTGCGGACGCGGGAGGCCCGGGCCTTCTTCGAGGGGCTGGGCTTCACCTACCTGGGGCCGGTGGACGGGCACGACCTGGGGGCGCTGCTGAGCGCGCTGCGAGAGGCGCGGGCCTCGTCGCGGCCGGTGGTGGTGCATGCGATGACGCAGAAGGGGCGGGGCTTTCCTCCGGCGGAGGCGGATCTGCAGACGCGGGGCCACGCCATGGGGCCCTACGAGTGGCGGGACGGGAAGCTCGTGCGCTCACGGGGAGGCCAGCGCACCTTCAGCGAGGCCTTCGCGACCGCGCTGGCGGATGCGCTGGCGAAGGACCCACGGGTGGTGGTGGTGACGCCCGCCATGCTGGAGGGCTCCGCGTTGGTGGAGCTGAAGACCCGCTACCCGGACCGCGTGCATGACGTGGGCATCGCCGAGCAGCACGCCGTCACCTTCTGCGCGGGCCTGGCGCGCGCGGGTGCCCGGCCCGTGTGTGCGATCTATTCCACGTTCCTTCAGCGCTCGTTCGATCAGGTGATCCACGACGTGTGCCTGACGGGACTGCCCGTGGTGTTCGCGGTGGACCGGGCGGGGCTGGTGGGCGCGGACGGAGCCACGCACCAGGGGGCCTATGATGTCTCCTCGCTGCGGGCGGTGCCGGGGCTGGGGTTGATGGCGCCGGTGGTGGGGGAGGACATTCCTCCGATGCTGGCCACCGCGCTCGCGGCGCCGGGGCCCACCGTCATTCGGTTTCCCCGAGGCACCCTGCCGTCGCCGCCGCCCGAGCTGCGGTTGGATGAGGCTTCCGTGAAGGGGGCGCGCTGGGTGTTGCGGGCGCAGGCGCCGCGCCTCACGTTGGTGACGCTGGGGCCGCTCGCGCTGGCCGCGCTGGAGGCGGCGAAGGCCGAGGCCGGCTGGAGCGTGCTGGATGCGCGCTGTGTGAGCCCGCTGGACTCGGAGGCGCTGCTGGCGGCCGCTGACAGTGGGCACGTGGTGGTGGTGGAAGAGGGCTCGACGCGAGGAGGCCTGGGGAGCGCGGTGCTGGAGCTGTACGCCGCGCACGGGCGCACGCCTCGGGTGCGGCTGATGGGGATGCCGGATGTCTTCATGCCGCACGGGGACGCGCGGGTGCAGCGCGCGGCGCTGGGGCTGGACGCGGAAGGAATGAGACGGGCGGGCAGGGAGCTGCTGGGAGAGCGCCCGTGA
- a CDS encoding polyprenyl synthetase family protein, with product MNALELQSFLRVQQVRVENLLRSRAEPLESSGAPVRLAEAMRYSLLAGGKRLRPILCLVFADTLMPQGSSMHVAEDAACALEFVHTYSLIHDDLPSMDDDDLRRGRPTSHKVFGEAMAILAGDALFSEAFVLLASGTEPVRSSLCRELAVSSGATGMVGGQVLDIAEDRPAQLDYLKRLHRLKTGALVRAACRMGVMAAGGSEDALARADSYGDAIGLAFQIADDILDVTGSAEAMGKPVGADAAAGRHTFPAVIGLEASWVLAERKVSEALAAVEPLEGKDGPLAALARYMVERNR from the coding sequence GTGAACGCCCTAGAACTGCAGTCCTTCCTGCGAGTCCAGCAGGTTCGGGTCGAGAACCTGCTGCGCAGCCGCGCCGAGCCGCTGGAGTCCTCGGGGGCGCCGGTGCGGCTGGCCGAGGCCATGCGCTACTCGCTGCTGGCCGGAGGCAAGCGGCTGCGGCCCATCCTCTGCCTGGTCTTCGCCGACACGCTGATGCCGCAGGGCTCCTCGATGCACGTGGCGGAGGATGCGGCGTGCGCGCTGGAGTTCGTCCACACCTACTCGCTCATCCATGACGACCTGCCGTCCATGGACGACGACGACCTGCGCCGGGGGCGGCCCACCAGCCACAAGGTCTTCGGGGAGGCGATGGCGATTCTCGCTGGGGACGCGCTCTTCTCGGAGGCGTTCGTGCTGCTGGCCTCTGGCACGGAGCCGGTCCGCTCGTCGCTGTGCCGCGAGCTGGCGGTGTCCTCGGGCGCCACGGGCATGGTGGGCGGACAGGTGTTGGACATCGCCGAGGATCGGCCCGCGCAGCTCGACTACCTCAAGCGCCTGCACCGGCTGAAGACGGGGGCGCTGGTGCGTGCGGCGTGCCGCATGGGCGTGATGGCCGCCGGGGGCAGCGAGGATGCGCTGGCGCGGGCGGACTCGTATGGCGATGCCATCGGCCTGGCGTTCCAGATCGCCGACGACATCCTGGACGTGACGGGCAGCGCCGAGGCCATGGGCAAGCCCGTGGGCGCGGATGCGGCGGCGGGCCGCCACACCTTCCCGGCGGTGATCGGGCTGGAGGCCTCCTGGGTGCTGGCCGAGCGCAAGGTGTCGGAGGCGCTGGCCGCGGTGGAGCCGCTGGAAGGCAAGGACGGCCCGCTGGCGGCGCTCGCGCGCTACATGGTGGAGCGCAACAGGTGA
- the xseB gene encoding exodeoxyribonuclease VII small subunit — MSKSGKAAEPAPEQYGDVVARLEEMVAKLESGSLSLEESLKAFEEGIRLVRKGEKLLSDAEQRIEQLLVDEDGREVVAPLPVGNRPAPAAAPKAAAAKPPPEDDVPF, encoded by the coding sequence GTGTCGAAGTCAGGGAAGGCGGCGGAGCCAGCGCCCGAGCAGTATGGGGACGTCGTGGCGCGGCTGGAGGAGATGGTGGCGAAGCTGGAGAGCGGCTCGCTGTCGCTCGAGGAGTCCCTCAAGGCCTTCGAGGAAGGCATCCGGCTGGTCCGCAAGGGCGAGAAGCTCCTCAGCGATGCGGAGCAGCGCATCGAGCAGCTGCTGGTGGACGAGGACGGCCGGGAGGTGGTCGCCCCGCTGCCGGTGGGTAACCGGCCTGCTCCCGCGGCGGCTCCCAAAGCCGCCGCCGCGAAGCCGCCGCCGGAAGACGATGTGCCGTTCTGA
- a CDS encoding PQQ-dependent sugar dehydrogenase, translating into MRVILVVAAAVTLVAFGEARGEPVETRSPNGRDQKPAFSGQTRAPKPEKASQVQTEKVASGLDHPWALEFLPDGRMLVTEKKGQLRIVDAKGQLSKPVSGLPKVVDDGQGGLLDVALDPNHSSNGLIYWSYSEPRKGGNGTAVARGRLVTQGQPRVEKVQVIFRQQPTFESDKHFGSRLVFTPDGMLFIVLGERSLPESRVKSQDLGTHFGKVIRINPDGSVPKDNPFVGRAGAQPEIWSYGHRNIQSAALDSQGRLWTVEHGPKGGDELNRPQPGKNYGWPVITYGIDYSGKPIGQGITAQEGMEQPLYYWDPVIGPSGMAFYSGDRFPEWRGNMLLGGLVSEGIVRLVLDGDRVASEEWIPLDARIRDVKVGPDGAVYAITDEGDGRILRVLPAQGK; encoded by the coding sequence ATGCGCGTGATTCTTGTGGTTGCCGCCGCTGTGACGCTGGTCGCCTTTGGAGAGGCCCGCGGAGAGCCTGTCGAGACCCGGTCTCCCAACGGCCGTGACCAGAAGCCCGCCTTCTCCGGGCAGACCCGCGCGCCGAAGCCAGAGAAGGCGAGCCAGGTCCAGACCGAGAAGGTGGCCTCGGGGCTCGACCACCCCTGGGCGCTGGAGTTCCTCCCCGACGGGCGCATGCTGGTGACCGAGAAGAAGGGGCAATTGCGCATCGTCGATGCCAAGGGCCAGCTCTCCAAGCCCGTGAGCGGCCTGCCCAAGGTCGTCGATGACGGGCAGGGTGGGTTGCTCGATGTCGCTCTCGACCCGAACCACTCCAGCAACGGGCTCATCTATTGGAGCTACTCCGAGCCTCGGAAGGGCGGAAACGGCACGGCGGTCGCGCGCGGACGTCTCGTTACCCAGGGCCAGCCGCGCGTCGAGAAGGTTCAGGTCATCTTCCGCCAGCAGCCGACCTTCGAGTCCGACAAGCACTTCGGCTCGCGGCTGGTCTTCACTCCGGACGGCATGCTCTTCATCGTCCTGGGGGAGCGCTCGCTGCCGGAGTCCCGGGTCAAGTCGCAGGATCTCGGCACTCACTTCGGCAAGGTCATCCGCATCAACCCGGACGGCTCGGTGCCGAAGGACAACCCCTTCGTGGGACGCGCGGGGGCTCAGCCCGAGATCTGGTCGTATGGCCACCGCAACATCCAATCCGCCGCGCTCGATTCGCAGGGGCGGTTGTGGACGGTGGAGCATGGCCCGAAGGGTGGTGACGAGCTGAACCGTCCCCAGCCCGGCAAGAACTACGGCTGGCCGGTCATCACCTACGGCATCGACTACTCCGGCAAGCCGATCGGCCAGGGGATCACCGCGCAGGAGGGAATGGAGCAGCCCCTCTACTACTGGGATCCGGTGATCGGGCCTTCGGGGATGGCGTTCTACTCGGGAGACCGGTTCCCCGAGTGGCGGGGGAACATGCTGCTGGGCGGGTTGGTCAGCGAGGGAATCGTGCGCCTGGTGCTGGACGGCGATCGGGTCGCCAGCGAGGAGTGGATTCCCCTCGATGCGCGTATCCGGGACGTGAAGGTCGGCCCGGATGGGGCGGTCTATGCCATCACCGACGAGGGGGATGGACGCATCCTGCGCGTCCTCCCCGCCCAGGGGAAGTAG
- a CDS encoding TlyA family RNA methyltransferase: MKSRKERIDVLVVERGLAESRAKAQALILAGQVVVDDQRVDKPGSQVSVDAELRLKGEVLPYVSRGGLKLKAAMDRFGLDVRGKVCADIGASTGGFTDCLLQEGATRVHAIDVGYGQLHEKLRKDERVRSRERVNARYLTDEDLPEKVGVAVIDVSFISLTQVLPAVLPFLEPGGLLVALVKPQFEVGRERIGKGGVVRDVAARQEAIDTVTAFAREQGLTVRGVMDSPVPGPAGNVEALLVADKPR, encoded by the coding sequence GTGAAGTCTCGCAAGGAGCGCATCGACGTGCTGGTGGTGGAGCGGGGGCTGGCGGAGTCGCGCGCCAAGGCCCAGGCGCTCATCCTCGCCGGGCAGGTGGTGGTGGACGACCAGCGGGTGGACAAGCCCGGGTCCCAGGTGTCCGTGGACGCGGAGCTGCGCCTCAAGGGCGAGGTGCTGCCCTACGTCTCGCGTGGAGGGTTGAAGCTCAAGGCCGCCATGGATCGCTTCGGCCTGGATGTGCGCGGCAAGGTGTGCGCGGACATTGGAGCGAGCACAGGAGGCTTCACCGACTGCCTGCTGCAAGAGGGGGCCACGCGGGTCCACGCCATCGACGTGGGCTACGGCCAACTCCACGAGAAGCTGCGGAAGGATGAGCGCGTGCGCTCGCGTGAGCGCGTCAACGCGCGTTATCTCACCGACGAAGATCTGCCCGAGAAGGTGGGAGTGGCCGTCATCGACGTGAGCTTCATCTCACTCACGCAGGTGCTGCCCGCCGTGCTGCCGTTCCTGGAGCCGGGTGGACTCCTCGTGGCCTTGGTGAAGCCTCAGTTCGAGGTAGGGCGCGAGCGCATCGGTAAGGGTGGGGTGGTGAGGGATGTCGCCGCCCGACAAGAAGCCATCGACACCGTGACAGCGTTCGCACGCGAGCAGGGGCTTACCGTGCGCGGGGTGATGGACTCTCCCGTACCAGGGCCTGCCGGCAATGTGGAAGCGCTCCTTGTCGCTGACAAGCCGCGCTGA
- a CDS encoding GNAT family N-acetyltransferase: MTDLFTPETLPVLAARIERAQAAQNAACARVASHGVVPLSIAGGQVIFAGAGSPLTQAVALALGQKMTTAEFDQVEALLGREPGPMQIETCPYTDATLLALLAERGYRISEFQQVLVRAIETSEAPPSGVDIRPIRAGEEERWAQVIFEAFTDGAPLDPALVSLMLPATRAEGTTCFMALVDGVPAGGGAVAVHDGIATLAGAGIKVPFRRRGLQTALVRARLAFAAQAGCAMASSSTHPGTTSQRNLERMGFRIAYPKVVLVRSKEG, translated from the coding sequence ATGACGGATCTCTTCACGCCTGAAACACTCCCTGTACTCGCTGCTCGTATCGAGCGCGCCCAGGCCGCGCAGAACGCCGCGTGCGCTCGCGTCGCCTCCCATGGCGTCGTACCCCTGAGCATCGCTGGGGGGCAGGTCATCTTCGCGGGGGCCGGCTCACCCTTGACGCAAGCGGTGGCGCTCGCGCTCGGGCAGAAGATGACCACCGCTGAGTTCGACCAGGTCGAGGCGCTGCTCGGTCGCGAACCAGGGCCCATGCAGATCGAGACGTGCCCCTACACGGACGCCACTCTGCTCGCGCTCCTCGCAGAGCGCGGCTACCGGATTTCCGAGTTCCAGCAGGTGCTCGTGCGCGCGATCGAGACCTCTGAGGCTCCTCCGTCCGGGGTGGACATTCGCCCCATCCGCGCTGGCGAGGAGGAGCGTTGGGCCCAGGTGATCTTCGAGGCGTTCACGGACGGCGCGCCTTTGGACCCCGCGCTCGTCTCGCTCATGCTCCCGGCTACCCGAGCCGAAGGCACGACGTGCTTCATGGCACTCGTCGACGGGGTTCCAGCTGGAGGCGGCGCCGTGGCCGTGCATGACGGCATCGCCACCCTGGCCGGAGCAGGCATCAAGGTCCCGTTCCGGCGGCGAGGGCTCCAGACGGCGCTCGTGCGTGCGCGCCTGGCGTTCGCGGCCCAGGCCGGCTGCGCGATGGCTTCGAGCAGCACGCACCCCGGCACGACATCCCAGCGCAACCTGGAGCGCATGGGGTTCCGGATCGCGTATCCGAAGGTGGTGCTCGTCCGCTCCAAGGAGGGCTGA